A window of Candidatus Ancaeobacter aquaticus contains these coding sequences:
- the neuB gene encoding N-acetylneuraminate synthase, whose product MRTFIIAEAGVNHNGSVETAKKLIDAAVEARADAVKFQTFKASSLVIAKAGMARYQSENIGVDEPQIEMLKRLELDKDAYNELAKYCKSKNIIFMSTPFDEVSADLLDAIGVSIFKIPSGEITNKQLIQYIAAKTKPIILSTGMSYLEEVEKAIRWIHEVWGCQIKKPQLTLLHCVSNYPAAASDSNLLAMKTMKTTFGVPVGYSDHTLGIEVAIAAVVTGATVIEKHFTLNKNMKGPDHKASLDPTELNAMIKAIRNVEVSFGNGIKQPVHNEYDIRTVARKSLVSVRDIKVGEILSSSDIKIKRPGNGILPEFKDEVIGLEVRKNISADSTITWEDIRHA is encoded by the coding sequence GTGAGAACATTCATTATTGCGGAGGCGGGTGTAAATCATAACGGCTCTGTTGAAACAGCAAAAAAGCTTATTGATGCAGCTGTTGAGGCACGAGCAGATGCTGTTAAGTTCCAGACGTTTAAAGCTAGTAGTCTGGTAATTGCTAAAGCTGGTATGGCTAGGTATCAATCTGAGAATATTGGGGTTGATGAACCACAGATAGAAATGTTGAAGAGACTTGAATTAGATAAAGACGCATATAATGAACTTGCCAAATATTGTAAATCAAAGAACATTATTTTTATGTCTACACCATTTGATGAAGTTTCAGCAGATTTATTGGATGCCATCGGCGTATCAATATTTAAAATACCGTCAGGCGAAATAACAAATAAGCAGCTCATCCAGTATATAGCGGCAAAAACAAAACCAATCATACTTTCTACGGGAATGTCTTATTTAGAGGAAGTCGAAAAAGCAATACGCTGGATACATGAAGTTTGGGGGTGCCAGATCAAAAAACCACAGCTGACTTTATTGCATTGCGTTTCAAATTATCCCGCAGCAGCAAGCGATTCTAATCTATTAGCAATGAAAACTATGAAAACAACTTTTGGTGTACCTGTTGGATATTCTGATCATACGCTTGGGATTGAGGTGGCAATTGCTGCAGTCGTAACAGGGGCAACCGTTATAGAGAAACATTTTACCCTTAATAAAAATATGAAAGGTCCTGATCATAAAGCCTCTCTTGATCCAACAGAGTTGAATGCTATGATTAAGGCAATAAGAAATGTTGAAGTATCTTTTGGAAATGGAATTAAACAGCCTGTGCATAATGAATATGATATTAGGACTGTCGCAAGAAAAAGCTTGGTATCAGTTAGGGATATAAAAGTAGGAGAAATATTGTCTTCGAGCGATATTAAAATAAAACGTCCGGGGAATGGTATTCTGCCGGAATTCAAAGATGAGGTAATTGGCTTGGAAGTAAGGAAAAATATATCAGCTGATTCCACAATAACATGGGAAGATATTAGGCATGCGTAA
- a CDS encoding acetyltransferase — translation MSAQEKIIIVGGGGHAKVLIELIKAQAIYEIAGVIDPQKEVGSEVCGVNVLGGDDIVSDQYVKGIKNACVAVGTVRNNDHKRSDLFENLKKQGFLMPALIHPSSHVSQSAHIAEGVQIMTGVIVQSDSFISENCIVNTGAIIEHDCIVKKDTHIAPGATICGGCEVGKGSFIGAGAIVIQSIRVGKNSLIGAGAVVAKDVPDNFVIKGEYR, via the coding sequence ATGAGTGCACAAGAAAAAATTATAATTGTTGGCGGCGGAGGGCATGCAAAAGTGCTCATCGAATTAATTAAGGCACAAGCTATTTATGAAATTGCGGGTGTTATCGATCCTCAAAAAGAAGTTGGCTCTGAGGTATGCGGTGTTAATGTCTTGGGTGGAGACGATATCGTTTCTGACCAATATGTAAAAGGAATTAAAAATGCTTGTGTCGCGGTGGGTACAGTTAGAAATAATGATCATAAAAGAAGTGATTTATTTGAGAATCTTAAAAAACAAGGGTTTTTGATGCCAGCATTAATTCATCCGTCATCACATGTGTCGCAATCAGCGCATATAGCTGAAGGAGTTCAAATAATGACGGGTGTGATAGTGCAGTCTGATTCGTTCATATCCGAAAATTGTATAGTAAATACTGGGGCGATTATTGAGCACGATTGCATAGTTAAAAAAGATACCCATATAGCTCCAGGAGCAACTATCTGTGGGGGGTGTGAAGTAGGTAAAGGATCGTTTATAGGTGCAGGGGCTATAGTGATACAGAGTATTCGCGTTGGAAAGAATTCACTTATAGGTGCAGGTGCCGTTGTGGCTAAAGATGTTCCTGATAATTTTGTGATAAAAGGGGAGTACAGGTAA